One genomic segment of Actinoplanes ianthinogenes includes these proteins:
- a CDS encoding lipoyl protein ligase domain-containing protein → MILVDAGDGDPDFDAALGPLLLRHGIGDAVDIVRVYSPAPTAAFSRRDTLRPGYQRAVAAVRSAGFAPVVRPQGGSLAAQHRGSVIIDHVHRSGPQPPDPAGRFQHFAAMHAAMLARLGVDAHVGAVPGEYCPGEYSINDGSAKLAGSAQRITRDGWLFSTVIQVTGSAVLRGALLTAYAALGYEFDPATVGAIADRAPAVTVEGVRAAVLDAYGLIGPPVALPSWMATGPLS, encoded by the coding sequence GTGATCCTGGTCGACGCCGGCGACGGCGACCCGGACTTCGACGCCGCCCTCGGGCCGCTGCTGCTGCGGCACGGCATCGGCGACGCCGTGGACATCGTGCGGGTCTACTCGCCGGCGCCGACCGCGGCGTTCAGCCGCCGCGACACGCTGCGTCCCGGTTACCAGCGGGCCGTCGCCGCCGTCCGCTCGGCCGGGTTCGCCCCGGTGGTCCGGCCGCAGGGTGGCAGCCTCGCCGCCCAGCATCGGGGCAGCGTGATCATCGACCACGTGCACCGGTCCGGGCCGCAGCCGCCGGACCCGGCCGGGCGGTTCCAGCACTTCGCCGCCATGCACGCCGCGATGCTCGCCCGGCTCGGTGTCGACGCCCACGTCGGCGCGGTCCCGGGGGAGTACTGCCCGGGCGAGTACAGCATCAACGACGGCTCGGCGAAGCTCGCCGGGTCGGCGCAGCGGATCACCCGGGACGGCTGGCTGTTCAGCACGGTGATCCAGGTGACCGGCTCGGCCGTGCTGCGCGGGGCGCTGCTCACGGCGTACGCCGCATTGGGTTATGAATTCGATCCGGCGACCGTGGGGGCCATCGCGGACCGCGCCCCGGCAGTGACCGTGGAAGGGGTCCGGGCGGCTGTCCTGGACGCTTATGGACTGATCGGCCCGCCGGTCGCCCTGCCATCGTGGATGGCGACCGGTCCGCTCAGCTAG